GACTAATTTAACATTTTTGAGCGAGGCTCGCTCATTAAAAATGAGCGGCCCGCTCTCTATTATGTTTTTTACCTATATTTTGAAAAGCACAAAAGCCGATAAAACTTACGTCGGCTTTTGTAATAATATCGAAGTCCGTTTGCAAAAACATAATAGCGGCCAAGTGGAATCAACAAAATGCTTTATGCCTTGGGAAATAATTTATCTCGAAAAATACCAAACGGGTCGGGAAGCAAAATACAGAGAAAAATATTGGAAAAGCGGAGCAGGGAGAAGAAAATTAAAACAATATTTTGAGAAAAATGAGCCCTTGGCTTGATTCCACTTTCCCAAAATAATATTATAAATAGTACTATTTATAATATTATTTACACT
This portion of the Candidatus Spechtbacterales bacterium genome encodes:
- a CDS encoding GIY-YIG nuclease family protein produces the protein TNLTFLSEARSLKMSGPLSIMFFTYILKSTKADKTYVGFCNNIEVRLQKHNSGQVESTKCFMPWEIIYLEKYQTGREAKYREKYWKSGAGRRKLKQYFEKNEPLA